One Tenebrio molitor chromosome 2, icTenMoli1.1, whole genome shotgun sequence genomic region harbors:
- the Hexim gene encoding protein HEXIM1 isoform X1, whose amino-acid sequence MEVQRVGSPKMSGKCGEIGPEIQDRKTPAALLQGDVAQQKDACAPPRPEPKPKSPECEIPTKKRKTRRGKSKRRYPYPKNGRKSTKVIKPEAPYNSNQFLLEDHGNIEELDENLKHADRISTTSAGRTRDSSFSVDSEGEFYSSPDDEEQFLIKDFVDQYESVQAERLQSMSKDELIQEYLMLESKLELVSKRQRKRGPVDEGDSVSDPLVLQSEVERLTIENEALKRENAALRSKTCSSDSEDSETDSNDSCSGSSSSSCCSTGPASPVVDYAQTNGHSASVETV is encoded by the exons ATGGAGGTCCAGAGGGTTGGATCGCCGAAAATGAGTGGAAAATGTGGTGAAATCGGGCCGGAAATCCAGGATCGGAAAACGCCTGCTGCGCTTCTCCAAGGTGACGTCGCTCAACAGAAAGATGCGTGCGCACCGCCCAGGCCCGAACCGAAACCGAAGTCGCCCGAGTGCGAAATACCGACGAAGAAGAGGAAGACGAGACGAGGAAAATCAAAAAGGAG GTATCCATATCCGAAGAACGGTCGCAAGTCGACGAAAGTCATAAAGCCCGAGGCCCCGTACAACAGCAACCAGTTCCTGCTGGAGGACCACGGCAACATCGAGGAGCTGGACGAGAACCTGAAGCACGCCGACCGGATCTCGACGACGTCGGCGGGGAGGACGCGAGACTCCAGCTTCAGCGTCGACTCGGAGGGCGAGTTCTACTCGTCGCCCGACGACGAGGAGCAGTTCCTGATCAAGGACTTCGTCGACCAGTACGAGAGCGTGCAGGCGGAGCGGCTGCAGTCGATGTCGAAGGACGAGCTGATCCAGGAGTATCTGATGTTGGAGAGCAAGCTGGAGCTGGTGTCGAAGCGGCAGCGCAAGCGGGGCCCCGTCGACGAGGGCGACTCCGTGAGCGACCCCCTCGTCCTGCAGAGCGAAGTTGAAAGACTGACTATCGAAAACGAAGCTTTAAAACGCGAAAACGCCGCGTTGCGCAGCAAGACTTGCAGTTCGGACTCGGAAGACTCCGAAACGGACTCGAACGACTCGTGCTCGGGCAGCAGCAGCAGCAGTTGCTGCTCGACGGGGCCGGCCAGTCCCGTGGTGGACTACGCGCAGACCAACGGACATTCGGCCAGTGTCGAGACCGTCTGA
- the Hexim gene encoding protein HEXIM1 isoform X2 translates to MQKFTACRCTYKCKESTTTKDECARRCGYPYPKNGRKSTKVIKPEAPYNSNQFLLEDHGNIEELDENLKHADRISTTSAGRTRDSSFSVDSEGEFYSSPDDEEQFLIKDFVDQYESVQAERLQSMSKDELIQEYLMLESKLELVSKRQRKRGPVDEGDSVSDPLVLQSEVERLTIENEALKRENAALRSKTCSSDSEDSETDSNDSCSGSSSSSCCSTGPASPVVDYAQTNGHSASVETV, encoded by the exons ATGCAAAAATTCACAGCTTGCAGGTGCACCTACAAGTGCAAGGAGTCGACAACAACAAAGGACGAATGTGCGCGACGATGTGG GTATCCATATCCGAAGAACGGTCGCAAGTCGACGAAAGTCATAAAGCCCGAGGCCCCGTACAACAGCAACCAGTTCCTGCTGGAGGACCACGGCAACATCGAGGAGCTGGACGAGAACCTGAAGCACGCCGACCGGATCTCGACGACGTCGGCGGGGAGGACGCGAGACTCCAGCTTCAGCGTCGACTCGGAGGGCGAGTTCTACTCGTCGCCCGACGACGAGGAGCAGTTCCTGATCAAGGACTTCGTCGACCAGTACGAGAGCGTGCAGGCGGAGCGGCTGCAGTCGATGTCGAAGGACGAGCTGATCCAGGAGTATCTGATGTTGGAGAGCAAGCTGGAGCTGGTGTCGAAGCGGCAGCGCAAGCGGGGCCCCGTCGACGAGGGCGACTCCGTGAGCGACCCCCTCGTCCTGCAGAGCGAAGTTGAAAGACTGACTATCGAAAACGAAGCTTTAAAACGCGAAAACGCCGCGTTGCGCAGCAAGACTTGCAGTTCGGACTCGGAAGACTCCGAAACGGACTCGAACGACTCGTGCTCGGGCAGCAGCAGCAGCAGTTGCTGCTCGACGGGGCCGGCCAGTCCCGTGGTGGACTACGCGCAGACCAACGGACATTCGGCCAGTGTCGAGACCGTCTGA
- the LOC138124295 gene encoding VPS35 endosomal protein-sorting factor-like has translation MSTSYNIEWKTSTNDCFAPKTTELVGVKTNDHPLKTAFVTERVPRRILGSQPSTGRTTPVSTPSVILEPLSMALEGVDPLTAFAIEEMDPLSKLAAEESRESRDSGPDKKLSEQKSEVEPWAGKKAGILSKYTTSEKISIVTSFLSDGEKVVVKAQSTAVDKMQHRLEQLDYIEEGSQTKLNLSQTEYVTRIEQLNRELVSAWNSEQRVKALKIAIQCAKLLADTSVLRFYPSKFVLITDILDVFGQLVYNRLSTKTDSHKQIPKMSNLPDDFTPDMVSDLTKETCLNWFYKIASIRELVPRLYVEMALIKSYYFLSLSECQEALRRMAHMISGIGNPIVAVYARCYLCRVGRGVSNRIKNKQYLLQNFHRFLNSYHHLFSSSVKAELAQQKMSLSVYTTLFTPALDYMLQTVAYDASDALIDDLSTQCKNHGNSSLILNTMMSAFKPSCISKRALQFMEMMEQCLDQGIPLYSLLRTLGLCVSVAPPPLDHRRQILNAAWRHITALKEVEEYVACAEPWILYVVKYFSHREINTILADIIEHVAPDRSYEQYYPQLKNVVENIVLNIQDFEALLVMDNFLPLIDLFQQESIRVEVCKKILLGSKSTVHLVNDAVVVNALMFLCTTLHDSVNALTPDDEYRQIGEILCHVIKTIDYGRDFEQQLTFYVEARGMFSNVDIVFVQLVQCVNALSVKTRQIVKGLHTRKTGDFVRACAAYCFITIPSIKSVKHRLRLYLLSGQVALFNQCLGQADACFKAAATTLAEVQTDRSHFPETELIPYVKQFLSILLVVPDNPDCSVLNLTRSVLNVLQGYTWEANTSLICIYLSVIDMLSVMAQEWYPYHIDKVESNDSLYGSDRKFIAEVNKICSVVTGELMAKLQAVGPCTKQSSLAMELFVRVAVRNDLTSQTTVLALNLWNLAVKDDSIDKKYLARTRDYLKKKSFSCNNTSLQELVEKLE, from the exons ATGTCCACCAGTTACAATATCGAGTG GAAAACATCCACGAATGACTGTTTTGCCCCAAAAACCACCGAACTGGTCGGGGTCAAGACCAACGACCACCCTTTGAAGACTGCTTTT GTTACAGAGAGGGTCCCGCGTCGGATTTTGGGGTCGCAGCCCAGCACCGGTAGGACCACCCCGGTGTCTACCCCTTCCGTCATCCTGGAACCGTTGAGCATGGCTCTGGAGGGCGTAGACCCCTTGACAgcgtttgcaatagaagagaTGGACCCACTGTCGAAACTTGCAGCAGAGGAG AGCAGAGAAAGTCGCGACTCGGGACCGGACAAAAAATTGTCTGAGCAGAAATCTGAGGTGGAGCCGTGGGCGGGAAAAAAAGCGGGGATATTGTCAAAGTACACCACATCCGAGAAAATATCAATTGTGACCAGTTTTCTGTCAGATGGGGAGAAAG TGGTTGTCAAAGCTCAGAGTACTGCTGTTGATAAAATGCAACACAGACTAGAGCAGTTGGACTACATTGAAGAGGGATCACAAACGAAATTGAACCTGTCACAAACTGAGTATGTGACCCGGATTGAACAACTCAACAGGGAGCTGGTCTCAGCTTGGAATTCTGAACAGAGAGTCAAGGCTTTAAAAATAGCGATCCAGTGTGCCAAATTACTGGCCGATACGAGCGTTTTGCGCTTTTACCCCAGCAAATTCGTCCTCATCACGGACATCTTGGACGTCTTTGGACAACTAGTGTACAACAGGTTGAGCACCAAGACGGACTCCCACAA ACAAATTCCCAAAATGTCGAATTTACCGGACGACTTCACCCCCGACATGGTCTCAGATTTGACGAAAGAAACGTGTCTCAACTGGTTCTACAAAATAGCGTCCATCAGAGAGTTAGTTCCGAGACTGTACGTCGAGATGGCGCTGATCAAGTCGTACTATTTCCTGTCGTTGAG CGAATGTCAGGAGGCCTTGAGACGCATGGCCCACATGATCTCCGGGATAGGCAACCCCATTGTGGCTGTTTACGCGCGGTGTTATCTGTGCCGGGTGGGGCGCGGCGTGTCGAACCgcatcaaaaacaaacaatatctGCTGCAAAACTTCCACAGGTTCCTTAACAGCTATCACCAC CTCTTCAGCAGCAGCGTCAAGGCCGAACTCGCCCAGCAAAAGATGTCCTTGTCGGTGTACACGACCTTGTTCACCCCGGCCCTGGACTACATGCTGCAGACGGTGGCGTACGACGCTTCCGACGCCCTCATCGACGACCTCTCGACGCAGTGCAAGAATCACGGCAACAG CTCGTTGATTCTCAACACGATGATGTCGGCGTTCAAGCCGAGCTGCATCTCCAAGCGGGCGCTGCAGTTCATGGAGATGATGGAGCAGTGCCTCGACCAGGGAATCCCGCTGTACTCGCTCTTGCGAACCCTGGGCCTGTGCGTGAGCGTGGCGCCCCCACCGCTGGACCACCGCCGGCAAATCTTGAACGCGGCGTGGCGCCACATAACGGCCTTGAAAGAAGTGGAAGAGTACGTGGCGTGCGCCGAGCCCTGGATCCTCTACGTCGTCAAGTACTTTTCG CACCGCGAGATCAACACGATCCTGGCCGACATCATCGAACACGTCGCACCGGACAGGAGCTACGAGCAGTACTACCCCCAGCTGAAGAACGTAGTCGAGAACATCGTCCTCAACATACAAGACTTCGAAGCGCTGCTCGTGATG GACAACTTCCTGCCGCTCATCGACCTCTTCCAGCAGGAGTCGATCAGGGTGGAGGTGTGCAAGAAAATCCTGCTGGGGAGCAAGAGCACCGTGCACTTGGTCAACGACGCTGTGGTGGTCAACGCCCTCATGTTCTTGTGCACGACGCTGCACGACTCCGTCAACGCGCTCACTCCTGACGACGAGTACAGGCAGATTGGGGAGATCTTGTGTCACGTCATCAAGACGATCGACTACGGGCGCGATTTTGAGCAGCAGCTCACTTTCTACGTCGAGGCCAGGGGGATGTTTTCCAACGTGGACATAGTTTTCGTGCAGCTGGTCCAG TGCGTCAACGCCCTCTCCGTCAAGACCCGACAGATCGTCAAAGGACTCCACACCAGGAAAACCGGCGACTTTGTGCGAGCGTGCGCCGCCTATTGTTTCATCACGATTCCGTCGATCAAATCGGTGAAGCATCGGTTGCGCTTGTATCTGCTTTCGGGGCAGGTGGCGCTGTTCAATCAGTGTCTGGGCCAGGCTGACGCATGTTTCAAGGCCGCCGCAACTACCCTCGCCGAAGTACAAACCGACAGGTCCCACTTCCCTGAGACCGAGTTGATCCCTTACGTAAAACAGTTCCTATCAATACTCTTGGTCGTACCGGACAATCCCGACTGTAGCGTCTTGAACCTGACACGCTCGGTCTTAAACGTCCTGCAGGGGTACACCTGGGAAGCCAACACTTCTCTGATTTGCATTTATCTGAGTGTCATTGACATGCTGAGTGTGATGGCGCAAGAGTGGTACCCGTACCACATCGACAAAG TCGAATCGAACGATTCTTTGTACGGTTCCGACCGGAAGTTTATCGCCgaagttaataaaatatgttcGGTGGTGACTGGCGAGTTGATGGCGAAGTTGCAGGCAGTGGGGCCCTGCACGAAGCAGTCGTCTTTAGCGATGGAATTGTTTGTTAGGGTGGCCGTGAGGAACGATCTGACAAGTCAGACGACGGTCTTAGCGTTAAATCTGTGGAATTTGGCCGTGAAAGATGACTCCATCGACAAGAAATATTTG GCGAGAACGAGAgactatttaaaaaagaagagTTTTTCTTGCAACAATACGAGCCTGCAAGAACTAGTGGAAAAATTAGAATGA